The segment TCTTTGCATTACCAAGATGACCGTTTTACCCAATGCAGCACTATGGGGCAAATCCTAAAACTATCACTTAAAGTTTTACTCAAAGCCAAGCACTGAGTTCGTAGCCATTTTGGGTACTACCATACTTTTAAAAACCTCTTAGAAAGCTAAAATATAGCTTTAACTTAGTGCAGTTAGGCTGACTTTTTTCTATTTTTGCGGCCATTCAGGTTCAGAATGTCAGTTTCCTTAGTTACCGGAGGTACAGAATTTATTGGAGCGTATGTTACAGACGAACTTATCCAGATGGGGCATACCGTTGTGATGTTAGATGACCTCATCGGCAGGTTTATAGGAAACGCAAATCAATCAACCGCTTTATACATAGAAAATTAGTTATAAGCCTATGCCAAAAATCTTATTTATAGCTGCTCACCGCGAAAATAGATCCCCAAGCCAACGCTTCAGATTTGAACAGTATTTTGATTATTTAGCCCAAAATGGCTTTGAAATAGAGTTTTCCCCACTAATAACGGAAGCTGACGACAAAATCTTATATCAAAAAGGAAATTACTTCAAAAAATTTATACTCCTAATAAAAGCAATCATTAGACGCTTAAAAGACATAAGAAAAGCAGCTAATGCAGATGTTATCTTTATTCAGCGTGAAGCCTTTTTAACTGGAACTACTTATTTTGAGCGAAAATTCAAACAAACAGGAAAGAAAATTATCTTTGACTTTGATGATTCTATTTGGTTAAGTAATGTTTCAGAAGCCAATAAAAAATTGAATTGGCTAAAAAACGCACAAAAAACAAGCAGCATCATCGCACTTTCAGATATGATTTTTGCCGGAAACGCTTATTTAGCAACCTATGCTAAACAGTATAATAAAAATGTATTTATCGTACCAACTACTATTGATACTACTGATTATCAGCGGATTCCGAAAAAAAATAATTCTTCAAAAATCTGTATTGGCTGGAGTGGCAGTATTACCACTATCCAGCATTTTGAATTAGCTATTCCGTTTTTAACTGAGCTGAAAAAAATATATGGAGATGAAATAACCATAAAAGTAATTGGAGATGGAAACTACATCAATAAAGAATTAAATATTACAGGAATTGCTTGGATTAAAGAAAGAGAAGTTGAGGAGATATCCTCTTTCGATATTGGTATTGTGCCACAACTGGATGACGAATGGACAAGAGGTAAATGCGGTTTAAAAGGGCTACAATATATGTCTCTTGAAGTTCCAACCATCATGTCGCCAGTATGGATGAACGCAGGGATTATTCAACATGGAGAGAATGGATTTTTCGCAGCAACTACCGAAGAATGGGTAAACATCATCAGCAAATTAATAGAATCACCCGAACTAAGAGCTACAATAGGAAAAGCCGCCAGAAAAACCGCAGAAGATAGATATTCTGTAAATGCTAATAAAGATTTATATCTAAAACTGATTAATGAGTGCATAAACTCAAAATAAAATTGTGGCTTAGAAAATAAAAGTATTTACTAGTGTTATGTTAATCGTAAATTAACGGATAAAGTCTTCTGAGTTTTTGCCTTGCATCGTTTGTTGTAAATTGCCAATTGATTTTACCATTTTTGTTGTTTCTGTGTTGTTGCCAAGCCTCTACTTCGCTGACAATATTTTCTATTTTTGCGATATGCCTATTCAAACATTGATGGTTTATACGATAGTGAAAAATAAACAAGACCAATATTTTGCATATTGGATTTTTTANNNNNNNNNNNNNNNNNNNNNNNNNNNNNNNNNNNNNNNNNNNNNNNNNNNNNNNNNNNNNNNNNNNNNNNNNNNNNNNNNNNNNNNNNNNNNNNNNNNNNNNNNNNNNNNNNNNNNNNNNNNNNNNNNNNNNNNNNNNNNNNNNNNNNNNNNNNNNNNNNNNNNNNNNNNNNNNNNNNNNNNNNNNNNNNNNNNNNNNNNNNNNNNNNNNNNNNNNNNNNNNNNNNNNNNNNNNNNNNNNNNNNNNNNNNNNNNNNNNNNNNNNNNNNNNNNNNNNNNNNNNNNNNNNNNNNNNNNNNNNNNNNNNNNNNNNNNNNNNNNNNNNNNNNNNNNNNNNNNNNNNNNNNNNNNNNNNNNNNNNNNNNNNNNNNNNNNNNNNNNNNNNNNNNNNNNNNNNNNNNNNNNNNNNNNNNNNNNNNNNNNNNNNNNNNNNNNNNNNNNNNNNNNNNNNNNNNNNNNNNNNNNNNNNNNNNNNNNNNNNNNNNNNNNNNNNNNNNNNNNNNNNNNNNNNNNNNNNNNNNNNNNNNNNNNNNNNNNNNNNNNNNNNNNNNNNNNNNNNNNNNNNNNNNNNNNNNNNNNNNNNNNNNNNNNNNNNNNNNNNNNNNNNNNNNNNNNNNNNNNNNNNNNNNNNNNNNNNNNNNNNNNNNNNNNNNNNNNNNNNNNNNNNNNNNNNNNNNNNNNNNNNNNNNNNNNNNNNNNNNNNNNNNNNNNNNNNNNNNNNNNNNNNNNNNNNNNNNNNNNNNNNNNNNNNNNNNNNNNNNNNNNNNNNNNNNNNNNNNNNNNNNNNNNNNNNNNNNNNNNNNNNNNNNNNNNNNNNNNNNNNNNNNNNNNNNNNNNNNNNNNNNNNNNNNNNNNNNNNNNNNNNNNNNNNNNNNNNNNNNNNNNNNNNNNNNNNNNNNNNNNNNNNNNNNNNNNNNNNNNNNNNNNNNNNNNNNNNNNNNNNNNNNNNNNNNNNNNNNNNNNNNNNNNNNNNNNNNNNNNNNNNNNNNNNNNNNNNNNNNNNNNNNNNNNNNNNNNNNNNNNNNNNNNNNNNNNNNNNNNNNNNNNNNNNNNNNNNNNNNNNNNNNNNNNNNNNNNNNNNNNNNNNNNNNNNNNNNNNNNNNNNNNNNNNNNNNNNNNNNNNNNNNNNNNNNNNNNNNNNNNNNNNNNNNNNNNNNNNNNNNNNNNNNNNNNNNNNNNNNNNNNNNNNNNNNNNNNNNNNNNNNNNNNNNNNNNNNNNNNNNNNNNNNNNNNNNNNNNNNNNNNNNNNNNNNNNNNNNNNNNNNNNNNNNNNNNNNNNNNNNNNNNNNNNNNNNNNNNNNNNNNNNNNNNNNNNNNNNNNNNNNNNNNNNNNNNNNNNNNNNNNNNNNNNNNNNNNNNNNNNNNNNNNNNNNNNNNNNNNNNNNNNNNNNNNNNNNNNNNNNNNNNNNNNNNNNNNNNNNNNNNNNNNNNNNNNNNNNNNNNNNNNNNNNNNNNNNNNNNNNNNNNNNNNNNNNNNNNNNNNNNNNNNNNNNNNNNNNNNNNNNNNNNNNNNNNNNNNNNNNNNNNNNNNNNNNNNNNNNNNNNNNNNNNNNNNNNNNNNNNNNNNNNNNNNNNNNNNNNNNNNNNNNNNNNNNNNNNNNNNNNNNNNNNNNNNNNNNNNNNNNNNNNNNNNNNNNNNNNNNNNNNNNNNNNNNNNNNNNNNNNNNNNNNNNNNNNNNNNNNNNNNNNNNNNNNNNNNNNNNNNNNNNNNNNNNNNNNNNNNNNNNNNNNNNN is part of the Bacteroidia bacterium genome and harbors:
- a CDS encoding NAD-dependent epimerase/dehydratase family protein, with the translated sequence MSVSLVTGGTEFIGAYVTDELIQMGHTVVMLDDLIGRFIGNANQSTALYIEN
- a CDS encoding glycosyltransferase family 4 protein; protein product: MPKILFIAAHRENRSPSQRFRFEQYFDYLAQNGFEIEFSPLITEADDKILYQKGNYFKKFILLIKAIIRRLKDIRKAANADVIFIQREAFLTGTTYFERKFKQTGKKIIFDFDDSIWLSNVSEANKKLNWLKNAQKTSSIIALSDMIFAGNAYLATYAKQYNKNVFIVPTTIDTTDYQRIPKKNNSSKICIGWSGSITTIQHFELAIPFLTELKKIYGDEITIKVIGDGNYINKELNITGIAWIKEREVEEISSFDIGIVPQLDDEWTRGKCGLKGLQYMSLEVPTIMSPVWMNAGIIQHGENGFFAATTEEWVNIISKLIESPELRATIGKAARKTAEDRYSVNANKDLYLKLINECINSK